The window CAGAAATCCTTCAAAAGTAAACGTTCCTGCGCCACCCGACAACTGTGCGGAAGCACCGTTTTTTATGGTGTGTGTTTCAACGGTTCCGGTCTCACCGTCCGTGATTTGAAACAGGGCTTCATCCGGCGATGTCACACCATAGGATGCCTGAAAAATATTAATACTCTTGTGCCTTAGTGGGTGGTTGACCAAAATATCTTCTGTCATACTTTCCTGGTCGTTTTCAAAGATGGTCAGACTGGACTTATACTCTTCGGGGGCACCTGTATCGTAAAATTTGACCTGAAAATCATTGCATCGGATGGTGAACGGCAGCTTTATGGGAAGCCGTGTATGGGCATCAAACACGGTATCTGCGGTCTGTCCTTCGTCCAGGCGCAGGTTGGCCTTGAAGCCCAATGCAGATCCGATCAGGGCACCGGAAAGCAGAAAAAGCACACTTGAGTGGACCACATACACCCCAAGGCGTGACCATCGACCTTTTTCAGTGTACAAAAGCAGTCCCTTTTCATTTGTTTTTTCAACAACCTTTCCAGTCCTTCTGGCAAGTATCTGTTTTGCCTGTGATGCAAAATCTTCCATGGGAAGGAGACACTCAAACTGCTGTCTGTTTTTTAATTTTTCAAACCTCTGGGCATTCACCGAAATGGTTTTGGGAAAAATGATCTTCCAGGTGACAGCAAGCCTGTCAATGGAGCATACAACAATATTAACGCACAAAACCACCAAAAGCAGCAGATACCACCAGGCCTGATACATTCTGTCCAGATCAAGCACCTGGATCATATTGTATACCCCTGAACCGTAAAGCCTGATATAGGTTTCAGGATTTCCATTCTGCAGAATCACGGTCCCAATGATGGAGGTTAAGGCCAGGATCACCAGGGTATAAACAGTGAGTTTCACCGAGGCAAAAAACATCCAGATCTGATCGGCAAAGCTGTCTTTTTGTTTCAAAACGATTCTTTCACCAAAAATTGTATAAAGGCGCCAAGGCGGATTCGACGACTTTCCTATTTTATTACAGGCTGTGTCCGGTTGTTTTACAGGGCAGCCTCATGTCCGTCAACATATCCATCCTCGCTGCTGTTCAGGACCTTTGCCCGATCCAAAACCGCCTTCAGATTGGATCTGCGTTCTATCGAGGTCTGTACTGCCTGCCGAATCAAGGGTATGCTGCCAAAAATAATTACTTTCTTCCGGGACCGCGTGATACCCGTATAAAGCAGTTGCCGGGTAACAACCGGTGATATCTGTTCAGGGATAAGAATCAGCACCGTGTCAAATTCAGATCCCTGGCTTTTATGGACGGTTACCGCAAAGCCAGGCTCACACTCGGGCAGATCAGACAACCTGAAATGCCTGGGCCCGGATTGTTCTGATCCTGTCTGCCCCGGAGAAAACCATGCAGTAGGCACTCCTTTTTCTTCAAGGACCACACAGGTATCGCCGTTGGACAGCAATCGTCTGTAATCATTGCGCCGAACCATTAAAAGAGTTTTAAAAACAGGCAGATTTATACCATCTTTCCCTTTAGATCGTAATATTTTTTCACATAGATGATTAATTTGTAATGTTCCGCTGCCCCCTGAATTGTGGGCGCACAACACACGAAAGCCATCAACCATATCCAAGGCCCGGGACGGGGATGTCGCGTCCCAGAGCTGTCTGTAACCTTCCAGGATACATGCGCCAAGGCGGGTTTGATATTCATCGTTTACAGCAGTATCCACAAACTCAAGGTCAGGATAATCGGTATTCAGGATATCCGTCACAGCATCCGCGTCACTGTCATTAACGGCCTTTGCAAGCTTTGCAATGCCGGTTTTTCCCTGGGATCTGAAATTATAATCCAAAAATATCCGGAAATCAGACAACCTATCTGCATGACACAGGTCGGAAAACACGGCCCCTGCCTGGACAGGGGAGAGTTGATTCATATCACCGAGCATGACAATGCGTGCGTCACCACGGATGGCTTCAAAAAGCCTTGTCATAAGGGCGATGTCAATCATGGACGCTTCATCAATAATCACCAGGTCTGCGGCCAGGGGATTGGCGGCATGGTGGCGGAACCCTGTTGTGTTTTTTAGGGGTTTAAGTGCACTGTGGATGGTCATCCCGTTCCTTAATCGGGAAGCAGCCTTGCCGGTGGGTGCCAGGCACATCACCCGGGGAGGCGTAAAGTTGTTCTCCCTGGCCCAGGTTGCCAAAACAGTCTGTATCATATCCGTAATATAGGTTTTTCCGGTCCCCGGCCCACCGGATATCATTGTAAAACCTGAACAGAGGGCCTTTTTAACAGCCTGTTGCTGTCCAAAAGTACTGTGGTCTTCCCTAAGGTTTCCCAAAAATGAAGTCAGCCAGGACGTGACAAACATATCATCGGGGCCGGGAACCTGTCTTTGAATCCTTGTTTTGATATTTTCTGAAAGCCTTGACTGAAAATCATAGTACCTGGCAAGATAAAGATTATTGTCACGGTCAAGAATCAGGGGGTATTCACCAATCCAGGACGACTTGTTATTTTTTTTGTTTTTGCAATTTGTAATTTCCAATCCCACCATGGCAGAATTTTCAAGGATAGCCTTCCAGGATGGAAGTTCAGGAAGCCGGATGAATTCTTTTCCCTCTAAGTTTTTCAGAAAAGTCCCGGCAGTATCTGCAAGATCAAGACAGATGCAGCCCTGGGAAAGCGCTCTGCAGGTAAGGGCTGCGGAAAGAATTTCCAATGGTTTTGCATTGTTAAAGATATTGGCCATGGATAGGGAAAAATAGTAGTCGAGATGGGAAAGAATTCCCGATTCATGGAGCATGCCAAGATCATTGAACGTTAAGTTCTGCACGCTTTGACCAGGGCCGTAAAGGGAAGAATAAACTGTGGATGGATTTCGGCAAGTGCTTCCGGGTGCCATTGAATGCCTAAGGCAAACCTGTGCACCGTACTTTCCATGGCTCCAATGATTTTGTCCCCTGGCCGGGCACACACTTTAAACCCCGCCGCCAGGTCTTTGACCGCCTGACAGCGCAGGGTATCCCGGGTGGCCCGGGATGCGGTGATTCCGATCACGGGTTTTCTTGGGCTTTGGGAAACATTCGACCTTTCGGTGTTATCGTCGGTTTTATTTTGCCAGTCAGGTAAATTCAATAATATCTATTTCCTGTTTTAATACAGAATCCGCCCGGTTAGGGGCGGATTCATAAAAAAGATCAACACTGATCCAGAAAACTTCACACTCAATTATGCAATAAGATCATAATCGGGGCCTTTGGCATCGTCTGAAGACCCAAGGCTGTATGATGACCGAAAACGGCGGTCAGGATGTCTTCTACGATCTTTTTTAAAGGACAGTGCGACGATCACACCGTCTCTGACACTTTTTCTTCGGTCTTGGTGTGCCTTGCGCCTGTCTTTTTTACGACGGCCCGGAACATTGGATTTGTATCCGCCGCCAAACCCTGCCATCCGGTCTGTGGCCCTGATCACTTTATTGGCCCCTGGTATTATTTTATTTTCTGCAACCATACATTCACCTATGCTTTTATCTTTTGGGGAAAGCTATTTCTTTATCTTCAATCAAGACATCGTCAATGAATGGGAATTTCTTTAATATTGACAAAGCAATGGATATTTTGCATGCGTTGCTGAAGATATAATGATGGTGAAACTCATGGTTCAACTGAAAGGGTCTGTTTTAAGCCCTTTATTTCTTATTTTCACACTCCTCCACATATTTATGAATTCTTAAAAACGGAATAAACATCGTGTCTACAGTTTCAAAATGTGCAATTAACAGGCTGCGCAATTCCACAATGTCCTCAACGGACAAATTATCGACGTCCTCGGCTATTTCACGACGCAAAACAATGGCTTTTTTTATAAACCGTCGATGGGACTTTGCATGGGTGTCAAGGTCCGGATATCCCTTCCGGCCAAGGATTTTTTCTTCCTTGGAGAAGAAAATCTTGAAGAAATCATTGAGTTCTGTGATCAAATTGGCAACGTCTTTGGGATCACTCTTTTTAGTTTTCATTTCAATGAGGGTATTAAACATATCCATCAGCTGTTTCTGGCATTCATCCAGTTCAGGCTCATCCACGCTATATTTTTTATCCCATTCAATAATGTTGGTCATGGGTTCTCTCCTTTGTTTTTTTTTTTTGTTTTTCCCCAGCCACAGGGTGGCCATTATACCGATGGATACCATTATGGCAACAATTACGGCAAAGGTAATTCCATCTTTGCCAAACCGGGGGTAAATGACGAAAGGAACCAGATATCCGTACAAAAATGAATGCAGCAGTCCGATTCCAATAATTCTAATTCCGATTTTTAACACGCCAGCCGTTCCAAAAGCCGCTGGTGAATATTGCCAAACCCGCCGTTGGACATAATTAGAACAAGATCATTGGGTTTGAGTATGGGAACAAGAAAATCAATCACTTGATCTGGGGCCTGGAAATGGTGGGCCTCTTTTCCCATTTTGCAGATATCTTGCGCCAGACGTTGGGATGAAAACCGTTCTTTTTCAGGGATATTTTTTTTAACCCCGGGGGAACAGATGCATGTCAGGTCTGCTAAGTCAAAGCATTCGGGGTAGGTGGCCTGGAAAACATTTCTCATGCTGGTATTGGTTCTTGGTTCAAATACGGCAACCAGGCGGCCCCGGGGGTAAAAAGGTTTGACTGCGGCAATGGTCTCCTTGACAGCTGTCGGGTGATGGGCAAAATCATCCATCACTGTAATTCCGGCAACCTGCCCCCTTATTTCCTGTCTTCTTTTAACACCGCTGAACGTTGAAAGCGCTCTGGCAATGTCTTCTTCTCCGACTCCGAGACAGCGGGCGGCGGCAATGCAGGCTGTGGCATTGAAAAGGTTGTGCTGCCCGGGCATGTCCGTTTGTATCCGGATGTCCGTATCGGGTCCTGTGATCCGGGCAAGGGTATGCAAACGGCCCGTATCAGGATCCGGTTCACTGCTTAATTGGTGTTCATGCACCTGCCACATGGCATCGGGGCCGTAGGTCTGGGGCTCAACACCCGCCCGTTCCAGCACTTGCATCAGATTGGTATTTTGCTTATATGCAATAATACGGCTTTTATCTTTAATTTTTAAAGCCAGGGAATTAAAGGCCCGACAAATGTGGTCAAGGTCCTTAAATATATCTGCGTGGTCAAATTCAATGCCGGTCATAATGGTTATAACAGGATCATAGTGCATGAACTTGGGCCCCTTATCAAAAAAGGCCGTGTCATACTCATCCCCTTCTATCACCATGTATTCCCCGTCCCCTATTTTAAATGAGGAGTTATAATCCTTCAAAATTCCCCCGATCATAAAAGAGGGGGAAAGACCGGCCGTTTCAAGCACATGGGCCATGATGGCAGAGGTGGTTGTTTTGCCGTGGGTACCGGTGACAAGAATAATTTTTTTGTCACCGGCAATAAAATGGTTCACAGCCTGGGGCATGGACATGTAGGCAAGTCCGCGCTGAATCACGGCAGCCGCTTCGGGATTATCACGTGTCACGGCATTGCCGATAATAACAAGGTCCGGAACCAGGGCGGGATCATCACTGATATTGGACGCAGAAAATCCGGAAAAAAGCCTGATCCCGTTGTTTTCAAGAAAATCGCTCATGGGTGGATAAACATTCTGGTCTGATCCGGTGACAATGTAACCCATTTTTTTCAGGATACAGGCCAAAGTACCCATGCCGGTGCCACAGGCGGCCACCAGGTGAATCCGTTTGATTGAATCGGTCATTAAATTTCTGCCATAACCTGCCGTGCGGCAGCCAGGGTTGTTTCAATATCTTCATCCGTGTGGGCGGCTGAAATAAAACAGGCCTCAAACTGGGACGGCGCAAGATAGATACCTTTGGCCAGCATACCCCGGTAGAATTTTGCAAACCGGTCCAGATCACATGTTTTGGCATCACTGAAATTGCGCACCTTCTGTCCGGTAAAAAAGAATCCGGCCATGGAGCCAAAATGCCCGGCAGAGAACGGGATGTTCGCTTCATCGGCTGCGGCCTGAAGACCTTTGACCAGCATATCTGCCCGCCGGTCCATGTCCACGTAAAGCTGGTCATCCCCAAGGGCCTTTAACGTGGCAACCCCTGCGGCCATAGCCAGGGGATTGCCGGACAGGGTGCCGGCCTGGTAGACAGATCCCACAGGAGCAATCTGCTCCATGATTACCCTTTTTCCTCCATATGCCCCCACGGGCAGTCCGCCACCGATCACTTTGCCAAAACAGGTCAAATCCGGATCAATATCAAAATATCCCTGGGCACAGGCCCGGCCACCGACCCTGAATCCGGTCATGACTTCATCAAAGATCAGAAGTGTCCCATGGGCTGCCGTCTGTTTGCGCAATGTTTTTAAGAACAGAGGATCAGGTGATACCATACCCATATTTCCAGCCACGGGTTCAAGAATCACACAGGCAATTTCATTGCCTTTTTCAGACATGAGCTGTTCAAAACTTTCAATGTCATTGTAGGGTAAAGACAAGGTGTTTCGGGTCACATCGGCTGGAACCCCCGGGCTCCCGGGGATGCCCAGGGTGGCAATTCCGGACCCTGCAGCCACAAGAAGGGTGTCTGCATGGCCATGGTAACAACCGTCAAATTTGACGATAAGGTCCCGGCCCGTCACCCCCCTTGCTAAGCGGATGGCGCTCATGGTCGCCTCGGTCCCGGAGTTGACCATTCTGACCATATCCACGGACGCTACGGAATCTACAACAAGCCGGGCCAGTTCATTTTCAAGGGCAGTCGGTGCCCCAAAACTTGTTCCTGAATCAAGCACTTTTTTCAATGCATCAACCACCGGAGCCGGCCGATGGCCCAGAATAAGGGGTCCCCAGGACAGGACATAATCAATATATGCATTTCCGTCGGCATCGAAAAGTTTGGACCCTTCTCCCTTTTCGATAAAAAGAGGCTCTCCGCCCACTGAGCCGCAGGCCCTTACCGGAGAGTTGACCCCGCCCGGTATCAATTTTTGGGCCGATGAAAATAAAGCGGCTGATTTAGTACGTTCCATATTTAATCCTTTATATATATGCAGATCATATGACAGTTAATATTAAATATTTTCAGGAAAATTGA is drawn from uncultured Desulfobacter sp. and contains these coding sequences:
- a CDS encoding cytochrome c biogenesis protein ResB, with protein sequence MKQKDSFADQIWMFFASVKLTVYTLVILALTSIIGTVILQNGNPETYIRLYGSGVYNMIQVLDLDRMYQAWWYLLLLVVLCVNIVVCSIDRLAVTWKIIFPKTISVNAQRFEKLKNRQQFECLLPMEDFASQAKQILARRTGKVVEKTNEKGLLLYTEKGRWSRLGVYVVHSSVLFLLSGALIGSALGFKANLRLDEGQTADTVFDAHTRLPIKLPFTIRCNDFQVKFYDTGAPEEYKSSLTIFENDQESMTEDILVNHPLRHKSINIFQASYGVTSPDEALFQITDGETGTVETHTIKNGASAQLSGGAGTFTFEGFLPHYDFNGHDLGEAFIGRIDTTDGNNVQIALPTKFPIFDKMRKSRFTVEVKSWDQSYYTGLQVTKDPGVPFVYTGFLLMIIGCWVTFFVSHQSVCIGLEQTGSGSTRVWVAGRTNRNAQSTNLTVKKLAKELKDISGK
- a CDS encoding AAA family ATPase; the protein is MQNLTFNDLGMLHESGILSHLDYYFSLSMANIFNNAKPLEILSAALTCRALSQGCICLDLADTAGTFLKNLEGKEFIRLPELPSWKAILENSAMVGLEITNCKNKKNNKSSWIGEYPLILDRDNNLYLARYYDFQSRLSENIKTRIQRQVPGPDDMFVTSWLTSFLGNLREDHSTFGQQQAVKKALCSGFTMISGGPGTGKTYITDMIQTVLATWARENNFTPPRVMCLAPTGKAASRLRNGMTIHSALKPLKNTTGFRHHAANPLAADLVIIDEASMIDIALMTRLFEAIRGDARIVMLGDMNQLSPVQAGAVFSDLCHADRLSDFRIFLDYNFRSQGKTGIAKLAKAVNDSDADAVTDILNTDYPDLEFVDTAVNDEYQTRLGACILEGYRQLWDATSPSRALDMVDGFRVLCAHNSGGSGTLQINHLCEKILRSKGKDGINLPVFKTLLMVRRNDYRRLLSNGDTCVVLEEKGVPTAWFSPGQTGSEQSGPRHFRLSDLPECEPGFAVTVHKSQGSEFDTVLILIPEQISPVVTRQLLYTGITRSRKKVIIFGSIPLIRQAVQTSIERRSNLKAVLDRAKVLNSSEDGYVDGHEAAL
- a CDS encoding gamma-glutamyl-gamma-aminobutyrate hydrolase family protein (Members of this family of hydrolases with an active site Cys residue belong to MEROPS family C26.); translation: MNLPDWQNKTDDNTERSNVSQSPRKPVIGITASRATRDTLRCQAVKDLAAGFKVCARPGDKIIGAMESTVHRFALGIQWHPEALAEIHPQFILPFTALVKACRT
- a CDS encoding hemerythrin family protein, whose product is MLKIGIRIIGIGLLHSFLYGYLVPFVIYPRFGKDGITFAVIVAIMVSIGIMATLWLGKNKKKKQRREPMTNIIEWDKKYSVDEPELDECQKQLMDMFNTLIEMKTKKSDPKDVANLITELNDFFKIFFSKEEKILGRKGYPDLDTHAKSHRRFIKKAIVLRREIAEDVDNLSVEDIVELRSLLIAHFETVDTMFIPFLRIHKYVEECENKK
- the mpl gene encoding UDP-N-acetylmuramate:L-alanyl-gamma-D-glutamyl-meso-diaminopimelate ligase; translated protein: MTDSIKRIHLVAACGTGMGTLACILKKMGYIVTGSDQNVYPPMSDFLENNGIRLFSGFSASNISDDPALVPDLVIIGNAVTRDNPEAAAVIQRGLAYMSMPQAVNHFIAGDKKIILVTGTHGKTTTSAIMAHVLETAGLSPSFMIGGILKDYNSSFKIGDGEYMVIEGDEYDTAFFDKGPKFMHYDPVITIMTGIEFDHADIFKDLDHICRAFNSLALKIKDKSRIIAYKQNTNLMQVLERAGVEPQTYGPDAMWQVHEHQLSSEPDPDTGRLHTLARITGPDTDIRIQTDMPGQHNLFNATACIAAARCLGVGEEDIARALSTFSGVKRRQEIRGQVAGITVMDDFAHHPTAVKETIAAVKPFYPRGRLVAVFEPRTNTSMRNVFQATYPECFDLADLTCICSPGVKKNIPEKERFSSQRLAQDICKMGKEAHHFQAPDQVIDFLVPILKPNDLVLIMSNGGFGNIHQRLLERLAC
- the hemL gene encoding glutamate-1-semialdehyde 2,1-aminomutase, producing the protein MERTKSAALFSSAQKLIPGGVNSPVRACGSVGGEPLFIEKGEGSKLFDADGNAYIDYVLSWGPLILGHRPAPVVDALKKVLDSGTSFGAPTALENELARLVVDSVASVDMVRMVNSGTEATMSAIRLARGVTGRDLIVKFDGCYHGHADTLLVAAGSGIATLGIPGSPGVPADVTRNTLSLPYNDIESFEQLMSEKGNEIACVILEPVAGNMGMVSPDPLFLKTLRKQTAAHGTLLIFDEVMTGFRVGGRACAQGYFDIDPDLTCFGKVIGGGLPVGAYGGKRVIMEQIAPVGSVYQAGTLSGNPLAMAAGVATLKALGDDQLYVDMDRRADMLVKGLQAAADEANIPFSAGHFGSMAGFFFTGQKVRNFSDAKTCDLDRFAKFYRGMLAKGIYLAPSQFEACFISAAHTDEDIETTLAAARQVMAEI